A genomic window from Salvelinus sp. IW2-2015 linkage group LG13, ASM291031v2, whole genome shotgun sequence includes:
- the LOC139028575 gene encoding uncharacterized protein, which translates to MAAFHQAGDKQTVFLSSSALRGSDVLVQLSDALQERLHLDSGTMETARTMETAQPPQPAPSASPACSASASPAVPSSLPSLLRSASPACSRSASHACSASPSLLRSLPACSGSASQPAPVNLLSACSGHLPSLLRSTSPASPAFSGQPPQPAPSVLQLPGQLPVSPACSGQPPQPAPSTSQPAPQPPVSLPQLLPSASPASQPPQPAPVSLPSLPGHLPACSSASPACWFRDPTAPDCL; encoded by the exons ATGGCCGCCTTCCACCAGGCTGGTGACAAACAGACTGTGTTTCTCTCTAGCTCGGCTCTGCGTGGGTCTGACGTGTTAGTACAACTCTCTGACGCACTTCAGGAAAGACTCCACCTTGACAGTGGGACCATGGAGACAGCACGGACCATGGAGACAGCACAGCCTCCCCAGCCTGCTCCGTCAGCCTCCCCAGCCTGCTCCGCGTCAGCCTCCCCAGCTGTTCCGTCCAGCCTCCCCAGCCTGCTCCGGTCAGCCTCCCCAGCCTGCTCCCGGTCAGCTTCCCATGCCTGCTCCG CCTCCCCTAGCCTGCTCCGCAGCCTCCCAGCCTGCTCCGGGTCAGCCTCCCAGCCTGCTCCGGTCAACCTCCTCTCAGCCTGCTCCGGTCACCTCCCCAGCCTGCTCCGGTCAACCTCCCCAGCCTCCCCAGCCTTCTCCGGTCAGCCTCCCCAGCCTGCTCCGTCAGTCCTCCAGCTGCCCGGTCAGCTCCCAGTCTCCCCAGCCTGCTCCGGTCAGCCTCCCCAGCCTGCTCCGTCAACCTCCCAGCCTGCTCCGCAGCCTCCCGTCAGCCTCCCCCAGCTGCTTCCGTCAGCCTCCCCAGCCTCCCAGCCTCCCCAGCCTGCTCCGGTCAGCCTCCCCAGCCTCCCCGGTCACCTCCCAGCCTGCTCGTCAGCCTCCCCAGCCTGCTGGTTCCGTGATCCCACCGCGCCTGACTGcctgtag